The Setaria italica strain Yugu1 chromosome IX, Setaria_italica_v2.0, whole genome shotgun sequence genome has a window encoding:
- the LOC101756074 gene encoding serine/arginine repetitive matrix protein 1, with the protein MEALVVFPEQRNHHHRHPGARRKSSGPHFSSPPPSRDFHGMNCRSFHSGGGYMGVLASPPPPPARTYSSPEPKTPKQQQPRHGGKRSRPISISPSTSPPSRSELWAGPAFSNSPPPSSLPIPKFSLRQKRSISLELPPVERSDDVEVRPHAKSAPSSPVGGAGYEFFNDNETASAIATENLRRILQLDIADR; encoded by the coding sequence ATGGAGGCTCTTGTGGTTTTCCCGGAGCAGCGCAACCACCATCACCGCCACCCTGGTGCCCGTAGAAAGTCATCGGGACCACACTTCTCATCACCACCTCCCTCTCGTGACTTCCATGGAATGAACTGCCGGTCTTTCCACTCTGGTGGTGGCTACATGGGTGTTCTCGCTTCTCCACCACCCCCACCTGCCCGCACCTACTCGTCCCCAGAGCCCAAGACACCCAAACAGCAGCAGCCACGTCATGGTGGCAAGCGCAGTCGACCCATTTCCATAAGCCCCTCCACATCTCCTCCCTCCCGGTCTGAGCTGTGGGCGGGGCCAGCATTTTCCAACTCACCACCCCCCAGTTCACTGCCCATCCCCAAATTCTCCCTCCGCCAGAAGCGCAGCATTTCTCTTGAGCTGCCACCAGTTGAGCGCTCAGATGATGTGGAGGTCAGGCCGCATGCTAAATCAGCTCCTTCATCCCCAGTTGGGGGAGCAGGGTATGAATTCTTCAATGACAATGAAACTGCTAGTGCTATAGCAACGGAGAATCTGAGGAGGATTCTCCAGTTGGATATAGCAGATCGTTGA